Proteins co-encoded in one Haloarcula pelagica genomic window:
- a CDS encoding adenylate kinase family protein has product MRVAVTGTPGTGKTTATERLDTDLDVVHLNDVVTSEGFSTGRDEERGSLVADLDAVADWLDGRDDVVFESHLAHHFDADRVIVLRAHPETVAARLRGRGDEEAKAAENAESEALDVILSEAVDRHGIDSVYEVVTTDRDPDEVAAAIEAVLRGERDPSAGTVSYVEWL; this is encoded by the coding sequence GTGAGGGTCGCAGTGACGGGCACGCCCGGGACGGGCAAGACCACGGCGACGGAGCGACTCGACACCGATCTCGACGTAGTCCACCTCAACGACGTTGTCACCTCGGAGGGGTTCTCGACGGGCCGCGACGAGGAACGCGGGAGTCTCGTCGCCGACCTGGACGCGGTGGCCGACTGGCTCGACGGGCGCGACGACGTTGTCTTCGAATCACACCTGGCACACCACTTCGACGCCGACCGGGTGATCGTCCTCCGTGCCCACCCCGAGACGGTCGCGGCCCGCCTTCGGGGGCGGGGCGACGAAGAGGCGAAGGCAGCCGAGAACGCCGAATCGGAGGCGTTGGACGTGATCCTCTCGGAGGCCGTCGACCGCCACGGGATCGACTCGGTCTACGAGGTCGTCACGACCGACCGCGACCCCGACGAGGTGGCGGCAGCCATCGAGGCCGTGCTCCGCGGCGAGCGTGACCCGAGCGCCGGCACCGTCTCGTACGTCGAGTGGCTATGA